Part of the Etheostoma spectabile isolate EspeVRDwgs_2016 chromosome 21, UIUC_Espe_1.0, whole genome shotgun sequence genome is shown below.
ATATCACTGAAACTTAAATGAGGAAAATGACTCTGGAACCTTATAGTGAGTACAGCATGCAGCCTACTTGTTAAtgatttggtctataaaatgtcataaaagaaTAAGTTTACAGAGCCTGATGGTCATATTCAAATTGGtcgttttgtctgaccaacagtccaaaacataTTGTTAAATCATAAAAACCTAGAAAAACAGTTGCATGGGAGAAGCTGCAACTAGTGATTTTGGTGGCACTTTTCCTCAAATAACTTAATATAACACTTAAtataacaataaatataaactTTTTTCTCTCCTGTATCATAATACTCCCAAACAATTAACTAATATTGACACAACTCTTTGAACATGTGATCAATTTACATACTAAATTCGCATAGAAAAATGTAGCTTAACTGCGTTTACTATTTCTTGCAGGTTGCCACCATCCTCCTCCACTCTGGTCTGAAAAGCATGTTCGGGGATCAGGTCGTCATATGGCACAACAGTGGCTCTCCATCCGTGAAGAGCAGCGGTGCGGAGGACTTTGCGGGCCAGCGTGGACTTCCCGGCAGCAGGTAGCCCGCAgaggacacacagacaggccGGAGAGCGGCTGACCCCTCCGGCTTCTTCTGCTGCCATGTGCTACCATAGATCCGCTTCAAAACTCCGCTTAAATACGGCGTTGCTGCGGTGGTTGCAGTAGGACTGACCAGTTGACAGCTAACTTCCGCATCATGCCACTTCAAAACAAGAGTAAAACACGTGACTTCCGGCTATGCTAGTTTCAGAATAAAATCCCACAAAGTCAAAGCGAGGCAAGTGAAATCGGGACACGCAATTGAAAAGCACTTAGTCAAGTCCCCCCATGCTCCTTAAAGATGATCGGATCCCTAGAGCATCATCAGGTAGAGCATTGATACATCTAGTGTCAAAAGCaaggacatttttcttttctttttttactttaggcCCATTTCCATATTTTCTTGCTTCATGCATATTTCTGCCACTAGTTTTTGCCTCTCCTGTATTACATTACAATAGCGAAACAAAAGAGGACAGCACTTATAGCACAGATGCATTACCATACTGTTccaagaaaacacatgcactgATACATTTCTGATACATTTCTTTATTACAATTGACATTCATTAAATCAAAATCTTTagcatatttttaaacatagtatttttttgatttgtaaaaatataattttaaaataatttgtgcAAGTATTTCCCATGAGTATTTCCAATAAGTGATGAACAGGAATCTAATAACACCTATTTCAATAAGTATATACACCTCTACCAGCCTTATCCACCATGTTACTACAGTCAACAGTCAAAGTCTATTGTGAGCCTACTGTTATCACAGTGTTTTATAATTGTCTCTTCATACAGTGTCAAGCTGAAGTAAACTCCATACATTcacaattcaaataaaaacattttgtataaaaataaaaattaacatGGTAGCTGCCGGGCTGGGATTGGTTTCGGTACTCCGGGGCCCTGCGCAGGAGCTGGTGGTTGTGCAAGGTCAGCGCTTGTTTCTGCATTCCAATAATCCAGTTCTCCATACCTGAAACTGACAGGTTGTGTGCAAATTGGGTTAAACCGCTTATACAGGTTTGATTGTATATTTAAAGCCTTAATTTGAATATGTGTTTGGCAATTCAGTTAACTAAAAAAAGTTCATACCCAGAAATTGGAACTGAAGTAGTTGGTGGATATTGAGGCtggaattaaaagaaaaaaaaactacttataATCTGCAAAGCTGAAGATGTACCTCTTAATTGATTTACccctttccttttgtttgacaatTTCCaggtaatgaaaataaattgcaCTACATTCCCTGCAGTGATGGTctttgagaaaaacaacacatatttaCCACATTAGAAGGCGCCTGTAATGGAGGCTGGGCTGTGGTACTTTTCTGATCAGTGCTGTTTGATTGCACGTTTGTATTTCCATTTCTAGCATTACGTGACCTGTAAAAGCAGAAAGCTCATGAATAGCAAGGATCTTTTAATCGAAATATAAAACATTGCAACTGTACTCTTTAAAATATATCCTTCTATTTTTAACGTAAAATTATGTTTACTTGAGGCGGTTAGCGCGGCTTCCTTTTAGACACGGGTCCAGGGAGTCTCTTTTGAAAACGTAGAGCAGCACCAGAATGAAAAGGACCAGAACAGGAACCACCAACAGGAAGAAGATCAACAGACCGTTCCTGAGGGAGTAGTCTGAAGGCGAAAAGATCATGCGTGAAAAAGAAAGAGTGTCTTaaacaaagtacatttaaacttaaaactaaataaatcagGAGGCCAGCCGGTGTGCATTAGAGACAACTTGGATTCaccatattatatatatatatatatatatatatatatatatatatataaaaaaatgctAGCATAACAGCTAAAATATCTGGTTACTTCTAGTTCTTTATGCAAAGCATTGCATTCTGAGAAGACACTTAACAGTGAATGAACACATTGTTTCTGGTTTTTGATTGCATACAGTTGGGGAAATGGACAAATTGGCTTGATACATTTTCAGAATTACTAAAATgatccaagaaaaaaaaaaaaacgccacaCATTTAGGTCTGGACGCTATAAGCTATAACAACAGATGCCATAAGAAACCATTGCTACCATGGCCATGCCAGCAGAAGACAGAATGATTAATTTATGAGTAATATGAAGCTTAACAAAGGACTACTGCATTACATAACTGTGGATCTAGTGATGCATTCGCAGAACGTCGTGGCTGATTTTAACATATTGCCCCAATTAGAGCTTATGAATTTGGTTGAATTAGGTGAACTGTACATGTAGAATGCCTTTGACTTTGGTGTACTATATCTTgaaatgtaaattaataaaatcaatttaaacCTACCTATCTGAGCAGGACCGCTGTCTATGCTGCCACCTCGCCCCGACTTGTCACAGTTAGGTGGGGCCCACCCGTTTGCACAGTGGCAGTGCCCCTGGTCATTACATACCTGAAGAAAACATTATTACCACTAAATCAGACTTGTCATTATTTGCTGGCAatcaagcaaaaaaaagaagaaaaaaaagtgtaaagacAATTCCATCTCACCCCTTGATTGTTGCAGGTGGTCTGGGCAGAACAGTTCACGTTGGGCAGCAGATTAGAAGCATTCACACACTGAAAGTCTATGCAGGTCTGAGAGGGAAGACTTATGATTTATTGATGCAATCAAAATGAATCTTTACACCATCATTGTTTACACTTTCACAATGACAGTACTGTCTTGGAACAAGTACAATCACATTCCTGTTGACATTAATTCTCTCTGCTTACCTTTCCTTTATCACAAGGGCTGCCAGACTTAACATAGCCAGGATCTAGCACATCTGTACCAAGGTTGAAGTCTGCATTAATACATGTTGACCCTTGGACTTTTTGGATGCTGACTTGGGCACCAGCAGGGATATCGTTGTTGAGgttcacatttacacactgcAACTTTCCACACATGGAGTTTCTGCAGTGCAGGAGAACACTGTCAGTTCTCATTTTGTCTAAAATGACCATACTATGTACATATCAAACTAGAAGGCTTtctaaaactgtgaaaaaacaaaccTAGGACGGATAATACGATTTTTGGCCAGATGATCATAAAAATAACTGTCCCTTATTTAAATCTACATATttagtatatatacacacacacacgtacacacacacaaacacacacacacgtacgtacacacacacacttattaaaAAAGTAGTGTACTTACCCTACACTACATGGGACAAGTTTGTTGCCATTTATTCCACAGTTTCCAAATTCATTTCCCTTAATATTTGCAATCCTAAAACAGATATCCTCTGCCTTTTTTGCTGTAGCTGCCAAAGATAAAATATTAATGACAAGAAAAGGGAATTAATATCTTGCCAAGGGGGCTGATGTATTCTTGACTGGATTATCCATAGTTAGCATTTTACACAAGCAAATCAAAAGTTACATGTTTGACTGGCACAAGACACAACTCGCAGCCTGAAATGATGACTTAAAGTACACAAACTTCACAGTTCCTGGTGTTTATTTACTTGCAAAAGTCTTTGAATTGAGCATTATTGAACGTACCTTGTGCAAAGAGATTACTGCACTGGAAATCGTACGTCTGGCATTTGCCCTCATAGCAGTACGCAGCAGCCTGACGGTCTTCACAGGGAAGGCCGTCCATCACATAGAAATTTCTGGGACAGAATGCACTCGTTCCATTACAGTATTCAGGAAGATCGCAGGTGTTGACGGACTCTCTGCATTCAGTTCCAGATACTCTGatctgaaacaaaaaataaatcacatagCCCACTCTTCttttgcaaatgcaaatgttttaccaaGTACAACCGATTTCTTCTATTCAGTGCATTCATAAGCCACATAACTCTGGCCTTAAGACCAACATAACCCTGACCTGACAGTTGTCACAGCAGCCCCCCTGAGCACAGGCAGACCCCCGTGTAAATTGACAGGTGGCAGCATCACAGCATTTATTGTTGCATTCCTGTACAAAATAGAACAATAGAAAAACTGCTCACCATTAcattaaaataagaaagaaaaagttcaagaattaaactttttttattcaaaggtCAGTGAGGTTGTAACATGACAATGTGTCTAGTGTCTGTAAAGCTGAAAGCAAAATGTCTTTGTGTTCTTCTTGATTTACAAAGAAAGTGATTACGACTTTTAACATCATTAATTtgcaaatcaaaaaaataattacaaaaatattCTCTACAACTCAACCTCTAGTGTTTCTTAAAATGACaggaatatatatattaattgtGAAAACTACTATCAgttacattacagtaaaataaccCTTTGAAAAATACTCTTCCAATACAATAATCTGTAACTTTCTATGTGTGAGTTTATTGGGCAGGCAGGACTCTACCTCAGGTTTGCCACAGTCACACTGCTCTCCTTTGTCCAGCAGGCCATTGCCACATACAGCAATACCAACCACAGTTGATGGGGCTGGCGGGTTTTTCAGGCACAAACCTCCTCCACCAAGGATCAGCTGCACAAAGTTTTCTTGGCTGCAGGTGCTGAAACTGCTGGAACCACTACAGAGTAGCAGTACAAACCATTAATGAAAATATCCAATTGGACAGGCCTCACATCACTAAACAATCGTTGACCATTGAGCAGAGGACATTTTTCCTTGTCAAGTTAACATTAACTTGTAGTTTTTTACATTACGTAGCAGTTTGTGAGcttgtacaaaaacacaacctAGTTATATTAATTAAGTATGAAgccacaaaacaccaaaaagatgttaaaaaaaaaatctttcatgGATATTGAGAGTTGCTTAGCAAACATCAGCAAAAGTTCACATTTTGTTGAATAACATTAGGCTACAGGATTTCTATCCTACCTGATAGAGAAAAGTTAAACATgtaaaagattttttatttacatttagatgaATGGAGTGCATAtgcaattgttgtttttagtaCAATATGAACTGCCTGGAAAAAAAGGCTATAATCATATTTATATCAGAAGCATGTTGCGCTTGACAGGTTAAATCCTGTACAGTAAGTTTAAGGACCAACTtaattgaaaacattaaaaaacccTAATAGTATTTCacataagacttttttttttaattttcagggCAGAAAAGCAGCCTATAAGGCATTGTGGCAGGCacagatatgtatatatttaccaCAGGATTTTTAACTATTGCTTGTTTGATTTCATGACAAGGGGTACATAAATATTGAGTGGAAGATTTGTTACCTAACAGCAGCTTCCATGATGCAGTTTCCTCCACTGCAGCAGGTCCTAGTATCGTGATTCATGCCAAGGTTATGGCCCATCTCATGGGCCACCACAACGGATGCAGAAGTGACGAGGTTGTTGTTAAACTGAAAACACACTCAATAAATGCAGTGCTAATATTTTCTTAAGTTAATATACCTAAAGATACAATTAGGAAATAAATCCCTCAGTTAGTCAgccatttaaaaatatatacattactGGTCAAAAGTCCATTATAAatataataccagctgatctgagtggttGGCGGATCTTTAGTGAAATAGCTACATTGCCCATAATCAGCAACGATTCATCCattgttccaaaggcacatttgtctcggTTTGCTAATCTGATATGAAattaaaaactaactgagaaaacattggagaaaccttttgcaattatgtaagcacatgtaatctgaaaactgctgccctggttaaaaaaacaacaacaatgcaactgatctcagctggtattctgtctataatggagtggaatgtaaatttctaagtgaccccaaacattTGACCGGTAATGTACACATTACATTAATTGTCAAAACTTACCTACGATACATTTAAGTTACCTGAAAAAAGTATTATTCCTGTCAGAGTGACTTCCAATGTATATTAAAACATTGTAAGGCATCACAATGCAAAAAGATCTAAGGAATTCAATGATCCAAACAAAGTTGCCTGGCCATGGTGTTTCGTAAGACCTTGTTCAAGTTGTAATTCAATTCAGTGAGTTGTGGTTGGCCTaaaagtttcaataacaatgcTGCCAAAGCATCAAAATATAATTTGTCCAAATATTCGGACACACAATAAAGAGTAATATGAAAATCAACATAACATTACAATTTACTTATcgatattaattatatatacagcatatattgtgtgtgtaggttTAGGTCTAACCTGTTTTAATTCCTTTGTTAATTAGAGAATGAGCTGCACTTATAGAGCTTACCTTAAATAATGCAGAGAGTATCAGTTTCAGCTCAAACACTCATGCAGCCAAAGCACTAAGTAGTCAGCTGGTGATAGAAGTTAAAAGGGAGTAAAACTAACCACATTGATTCCTCCAGAAGTCGCAGCAGAGCAGACCGTGCCCACGAAGGCCATACCCAATATGTGTCCATCGTATGGCTGGGGGAGACCACTGGTATACAAGTGGACAAAGAGATAAGTCACAAACTTGACTCAACATTTTAAAACGATTCCTGGTATGTGGACATCGATGTAATCTGATGTCATCAtataactaaaaaaacaaacaagttaacTTACACAATGAGCTGACCGATGTCATGCCTGATCTTCGGTAACAGTACAGTCTTCCTCCACTTGACAAACATCCCCAACACATCTCCTGCAGAGCCCTCCACATTAAAGGGATTAGCATCCTTAAAAATCTCCAGGCCCACCAGCACCACACGGATATTCAGCGGCTTGTAATACTAgaatacaacagaaaacaaaaacagcagattATAAAGCATAGCACTATCACATTAGAATGAATTAGAATTAAGCATATTTACATACTTTCTTTCACAAACAACTTAAAATCTCACCCCATCGAGTAGATTAGCCATTTCCACCATTTCCTCGTGTACCGCtgtctcattttgtttcttAAAATTGTACTGTAAATGCAATTATAGAAGATTATTTCCTTACAGTTACTGATACTTTTGGCACTATATTCCACAGCATTGGAAAAGCACTGCAACATTTGATGGGGAAAAGCACATTCCTAACTAACTTTTACAGGCTGATTTGTCACTATAAGTATGGCAAAAGTGCTCATTGGCTTGCATCTAGTCTAAAACCCAAACCGGTTGCAGCAATTAATTCTCACTTACATACCAGTGCATTAGGAAATGGATATACTGACTCACCCTGAGATGATCAACAACCAGCACTAACTCCACGTAACTGGTTTCAGGTAAGTTGTCACTGCGCTTCCTCTGTTGAAACAAACGGTAAAGAATAAAATCAGTCCCTAAGACCCTCACCCACtttccatgtttaaaaaaaagggttaacACTATACATATAAATTCCGGTGAGGGTAATGAGCATCCTAACCCGTAGCAGTGAAGTCAGCGATTTTCCAAGCTCAAAGGGTTCATGGCTTTGAGTTGATGCAGGCTCACCGACAACCCCACAAGTGACGGGCTCGGACTGAATGTCTTTCAGCAGGTACAGAAAGTGTTCGTTGGTAGCAGATTGTGGCACAGGCTCAAGTCCATAGCTCTCATTTCGAAGGAGGATTACACCCCTACAGAGAAGTGCATAGCATATAAACAATTAGATACATTCTTTCAATTTGTGTCAAAGCCTGGGTGTGGCACTGCATTCCCACACACTGGTTTTACATGGCTGGTCCATCATACTGAGGAACAAAGGCACATATACTGATCACGAACTGTACAAGCAAGCTGTTAATCAATCAGACTATCTATCTGATTTGGTAAACATGGTTAAGGTGGACTAAAAAGATCCTTCAAACCAATAAACCCAACACACTTCCTCATAATAAGTGAGAAAATAAATGTCTGAGGTGAAAAATTGTCCGACTTCTGGAATTTCAAAACTTCAATAAAAGTGCCTTTGTTGCTTTAGATCATTATAACTATACAACAACTATACATTGTGGAACTATAACACAAGCTGACCACATAATCAGGATATGGTTCCCCTTAAAGTTAGTACATGTCAATAATGAAACAGAGCTCAGCGCTAGCTCAAAAGGACAAAGTAGAAACAGCAAGAGAGGTGTTCAAACCTGAGGCCCGAGCATGTGCTGAGGGCAACCACTGAATCCTCATGTCCCTCCACTTCTCCATGGTAATAGCAATGCACCTGGAAAATGAAAAGTATAAACAAATTCAAGGGTTGAAGTTCAAACAAGCCAAAAAAACAGAATGAGCAAGTGTTGACTTACATGTGGTTTTGGATATGATGGCTTGTGGTTACCAGCGGCGTCAAGTGAATACTGAACAAAGTTTGGGTGTAAAAAGTCTCTGacgagaagagaagaaaaaacacatggGATATTTCATCTGTAGGATTAAAAATAATGTCATGTGTAATAATGTCAGTTTCATTAAATTAAATACTAATTGGGCATACCTGTTCTTTTTAAGATGAATGAGGTGCTTTATGTTGTTAATGTTGAATGCATATGATATTGTCTCCTCTCCATAATTCTGAAATGGATTAAAAACAAGAAAGCCTTCTTGATGTTGTCATATTAAAATATTAGTTACAAGGATTTAACCAGGGTTGTTAACCTACCTCCTGTGACTGTGATCTATTGATGCTCCTTGTCCCTCTGTGAATCACCTGAGGATTTACAATGGAGTACCTGGAGAGTTGTGATGGAAGTCCATTGAAAATGTCTGGAGGGAAAGTGATCACagagaaactaaaaaaatgGAGGTATTCTGTGGTTAactaatgctttttttcttctcaggaaacaaaacacacacaaataagttAACCACATACAAAAAGGGAaatgaaatgtgaaatattgaggtatttgtcTTGGGAGTTACTGTATTCTTGGGAACCCCTTGGTCCCTTTAAAAAGGAAGAACTGTTGATCATACAAATTAACTATCTTTTGTAGACCACAAACAGACttgattgcaaaaaaaaccctcaaaacGTAACCATGTGTTGTTTACAAAAGACGAAAAACACGGTCTTTTTTAGTCCATCGAAATACACAACCCAGATCACCTGTATCTCACCTGTGTTGTCAATCCcagaaacaaaatacaacaaaaccaCAGCGAATACGATGTATTTTCGGATCATGGTTAAAGTATTAAGTTAATCCCCAACTCGGCATACGGTATTTCTATCTTACTAGGAAAgaacgcaagtgtctttgtttCCGAGTGATCTGTCCAGGTGCGTCACGATGGGCGTGGCTAACAACAGGACACGGACCAGGGATGTCTTTGCCAtgagtcttcttcttctttggggTTTTACGGCAGTTGATGGTAATTGCCATCTattattttcatcatcatcatcttcattaaCTTTGTTGCCAGACTAAAGGTCCAATCAGAAGACACAGAcatgacataaaacaaaaattaaaaaaagacaataatctTGACGTCATCCGTGCACATGTGGAATTTTCTTactagcatatatatatatatatatatatatatatatatatatatatatatatatatattattatatttattttaacctATTACTTTTAGGAGAGACCGGTGTTTTCCTAAAATGTTAACatatttttcttccctttcatgGTGACTCCACTAAGCACAT
Proteins encoded:
- the adam9b gene encoding disintegrin and metalloproteinase domain-containing protein 9, with amino-acid sequence MIRKYIVFAVVLLYFVSGIDNTDIFNGLPSQLSRYSIVNPQVIHRGTRSINRSQSQENYGEETISYAFNINNIKHLIHLKKNRDFLHPNFVQYSLDAAGNHKPSYPKPHVHCYYHGEVEGHEDSVVALSTCSGLRGVILLRNESYGLEPVPQSATNEHFLYLLKDIQSEPVTCGVVGEPASTQSHEPFELGKSLTSLLRRKRSDNLPETSYVELVLVVDHLRYNFKKQNETAVHEEMVEMANLLDGYYKPLNIRVVLVGLEIFKDANPFNVEGSAGDVLGMFVKWRKTVLLPKIRHDIGQLIVGLPQPYDGHILGMAFVGTVCSAATSGGINVFNNNLVTSASVVVAHEMGHNLGMNHDTRTCCSGGNCIMEAAVSGSSSFSTCSQENFVQLILGGGGLCLKNPPAPSTVVGIAVCGNGLLDKGEQCDCGKPEECNNKCCDAATCQFTRGSACAQGGCCDNCQIRVSGTECRESVNTCDLPEYCNGTSAFCPRNFYVMDGLPCEDRQAAAYCYEGKCQTYDFQCSNLFAQATAKKAEDICFRIANIKGNEFGNCGINGNKLVPCSVGNSMCGKLQCVNVNLNNDIPAGAQVSIQKVQGSTCINADFNLGTDVLDPGYVKSGSPCDKGKTCIDFQCVNASNLLPNVNCSAQTTCNNQGVCNDQGHCHCANGWAPPNCDKSGRGGSIDSGPAQIDYSLRNGLLIFFLLVVPVLVLFILVLLYVFKRDSLDPCLKGSRANRLKSRNARNGNTNVQSNSTDQKSTTAQPPLQAPSNVPQYPPTTSVPISGFRYGELDYWNAETSADLAQPPAPAQGPGVPKPIPARQLPC